The genomic segment AACGGGCCGGAGATGCCCGCCTTGTTGGTGAGGTCGGCGATCTCCCGCTTGACCTCGCTGAGGTCCTCGCGGTCCCGGCTGACAATGCCCTTGCGGTCGGCGACGGCGATGTCACCGATGCCCGCCGCCAGCAGGAACTTCGCGATGGCGACACCGGCCGCGCCCGCACCCGAGATGACCCCGCGCAGGTCGCCCAGGGTCCGGCCGGAGAGCTTCGCCGCGTTGCGCAGGGCAGCCAGCGTCACCACGGCGGTGCCGTGCTGGTCGTCGTGGAAGACCGGGATGTCCAGCCGCTCCTGGAGCCTGCGCTCGATCTCGAAGCAGCGGGGCGCCGAGATGTCCTCCAGGTTGACCCCGCCGAAGGAGGGTGCGAGCCGGACGACGGTCTCCACGATCTCGTCCGTGTCCGTGGTGGCGAGCGCGATCGGCACCGCGTCCACACCGCCGAACTGCTTGAAGAGGATGGCCTTGCCCTCCATCACCGGGAGGGACGCCTCGGGGCCGATGTCCCCGAGACCGAGGACGGCCGTGCCGTCCGTCACGACCGCCACGACCTGCGACTTCCAGGTGTAGTCGTGGACGAGCTCCGGGTTCTCCGCGATGGCGCTGCACACCTTGGCGACGCCCGGCGTGTAGGCGAGGGACAGGTCGTCCTTGTCGCGGATCGGCACGGTGGCCTGCACGGCCATCTTCCCGCCGCGGTGGAGCGCGAAGGCCGGATCGAAGGGCTCGTCGGCCGCGTTCGACTCCCCGGCCCGGCTGCCGGCGGTGCTGTGGTTGAGAGGATTGACGATCTCCGCTGCCATGCTGTCTGACCCCTTAGGTCTTCATCGTCTGAGGGTTTGCCGCTCCTGGTCGAGGAGGGGTGGGTGGGCACCGCGTACGTCCCCGCGCCGGCGGTTGGACCGCCTCGGCAGAGAGCGTTCGTACGCGCGGACGCGCCGCACACGCGTCCTGGTCCCCGGATGAGGGGTGTAAAGGTCTTTCTTACCGGACCGGGCCCGCCGTGGACGAGTCTCTTTCGACCCGGTGACGTGGTTCATGGGCGAATGGTGTGACAAGTCCGCACGACCCGCGCGCTCGGCGGCAAGTCCGTTGTACGGCACACGAGTCGTGGGGCCGATCCGGCCGTTCCGGAGATTCTCCGGTCTCACGGTGAAATTCCCACAGATGGTCCGGTTCGGTTCCGTCGGCTTCTGGGGATTCGGGGGTCGCCCGTTACCCGATTTTGACATGGCTGGACCCCTGAATGGGCTATTCCGGATGGCAAGATGCCCTAATCGCTCGGGGTGTCGGGACTCGAAGATGCGTTCACGCGCCCCTTTCTTTTTGACACTCCCTCACCGCCGGAGGACTCCGACCATGACCGCTCGCACCATCCGCTGTACGCCCGCCATGTCCCGTCTGGCTGCGGTGGGCTCCCTCGCGGTCGCCGGCGCGCTGATCCTGACCGGCTGCGGAGACCAGACCGGCTCCTCGGACAAGGCGGACTCCTCCGCCCCGCTCGTCGACCTCCTGCCCCAGGCGATCAGGGAGAAGGGCGAGATCAAGGTCGGCTCCGACATCGCCTACCCGCCGGTCGAGTTCAAGGGCGACGACGGCCGGACCATCGGCATCGACCCCGACCTCGCCGACGCGCTGGGCAAGCAGCTCGGGGTGAAGTTCGTCTTCCAGAACGGCACCTTCGACACCCTGCTCACGGGGCTGCGTTCGAAGCGCTACGACCTGGCCATGTCGGCCATGACCGACACCAAGAACCGCCAGGACGGCGTCGACCCCGAGACGAACAAGAAGGTCGGCGAAGGCGTCGACTTCGTCGACTACTTCACCGCCGGTGTCTCCATCTACACCAAGAAGGGCGACGACAAGGGCATCACCACCTGGGCGGACCTCTGCGGCAAGAAGATGGTCGTCCAGCGCGGCACGGTCTCCCACGACCTCGCCAAGGCCGAGAGCGCCAAGTGCGGCGCCAAGGGCGAGATCTCCATCGAGGCGTTCGACAACGACCTGGAGGCCCAGACCCGGCTGCGCGCCGGCGGCGCCGACGCCGGTTCCTCCGACTTCCCGGTCGCCGCCTACGCGGTCAAGACCTCCGGCGGCGGCAAGGACTTCCAGCTCGTCGGCGAGCAGGTCGAGGCGGCCCCGTACGGCATCGCCGTCGCCAAGGGCAACGACAAGCTCACCAAGGCCATCCAGTCGGCCCTGGACGCGATCATCAAGGACGGCACGTACCAGAAGGTCATCACCAAGTGGGGCGTGGACGCGGGCGCGGTCACCGAGGCCAAGATCAACGGCGGCTCCTGACCGGAAACCGGCGCTGAAAGGCATCGACAGTGATTGACATCGACAAGACGGAGCCCGCGGACACCCCGCCGGCTCCGGCTGCCGGGCCCGAGCCGATCAAGGCCGTCCCGGTACGCCACTACGGCAGGTACGTCGCCGCGGTCGTGGTCCTGGGCCTGCTCGCCTCCCTCGTCTACGCCTTCTCGCAGGGCGACATCAACTGGGGCGCGATACCGGACTACTTCTTCAACGACCAGATCCTCGAAGGCGTCAGGAACACCGTCGTCATCACCCTGCTGGCCATGGTGATCGGCATCGTCCTCGGCGTCGTGCTCGCGGTGATGCGGCTCTCCAAGAACCCGGTGACCTCGTCCGTCGCCTGGGGCTACATCTGGTTCTTCCGCGGCACCCCGGTCTACGTACAACTGCTCGTCTGGTTCAACCTCGGCCTCGTCTTCAAGTACATCGACCTCGGGCCGATCTACAAGGACGAGTGGTCGTCCTTCATGACCCCGTTCCTCTGCGCGCTGCTCGGCCTCGGCCTCAACGAGGCCGCGTACATGGCCGAGATCTGCCGCGCCGGCCTCCAGTCCGTCGACGAGGGCCAGACCGAGGCGGCGCACGCGCTGGGCATGACCCACGGCAGGACGCTGCGCCGGATCGTCGTCCCGCAGGCGATGCGCGTCATCGTGCCGCCCACGGGCAACGAGGTCATCAACATGCTCAAGACCTCCTCGCTCGCGGTCGCCGTCCAGTACGGCGAACTGCTGCGCTCCACCCAGAACGTCTCCCAGTCCTCCGGCGCCACCGTGGAGATGCTCTTCCTCGCGGCGGTCTGGTACATGGTGGCGACCTCGGTGCTGAGCATCGGCCAGTACTACCTGGAGCGCCACTTCGCCCGCGGGTCGAGCCGCAGCCTCCCGCCCACCCCGTTCCAGAGGGTCAAGGCCAACGTGCTGTCCCTGAGCCGTCCCAAGGGAGGCGTCGCATGACCGCCATGGTGAAGTCCGAGGGCGTCCACAAGTCCTACGGCGCCTCGCACGTCCTCAAGGGCATCGACCTGGAGGTCGCCCCCGGGGAGGTCTTCTGCCTGATCGGACCGTCCGGTTCCGGCAAGTCGACCTTCCTGCGGTGCATCAACCACCTGGAGAAGATCAACGCCGGACGGCTCTCCGTCGACGGCGAACTCGTCGGCTACCGCGAGCACGGCGGCCGGCTCTACGAGCTCAGGGACAGCGAAGTCGCCCTGCGGCGCCGGGACATCGGCATGGTCTTCCAGCGCTTCAACCTCTTCCCGCACATGACGGCCATCGAGAACGTCATGGAGGCCCCGGTCCAGGTCCTGCGCGAATCCAGGGCCGTCGCCCGCGAGCGCGCGGAGCGGCTGCTGGACCGGGTCGGCCTCTCCGACAAGCAGGACAGCTACCCCTCGCAGCTCTCCGGCGGGCAGCAGCAGCGGGTCGCCATCGCCCGCGCCCTGGCCATGCAGCCCAAGCTGATGCTCTTCGACGAGCCCACCTCCGCGCTCGACCCGGAGCTGGTCGGCGACGTCCTGGACGTCATGCGCGGACTGGCCGAGGAGGGCATGACGATGATCGTCGTCACCCACGAGATGGGCTTCGCCCGCGAGGTCGGCGACGCGCTCGTCTTCATGGACGACGGCGTGGTCGTCGAAGCCGGCCACCCGAGGGACGTGCTGACGAACCCGCGGCACGAGCGGACGCAGGCGTTCCTCTCCAAGGTGCTGTAGGCGGACGCCGATACGGGGCGGTGGAGACTCCCGGTCTCCACCGCCCCGCGTCGTGCGCGTCGCCCGCGTCACTTCGCCGGCAGCAGCTCCGGCCGGGTCAGCAGGTCACGGACCTGGGCGGTGGTCAGCGGCGGGGTCTTCAGCAGCGGCCCCTGCGCCCCCTTGGCCTCGAACCCCGTGCTGGAACGGAGCACCAGCACGCTGCCGTCCTCCAGGGTCAGGCGCCCGTCGATCTCCGGACCCCACTGGGGCGTCCCGTCCCCGTAGTCCATGGCGTCGCTCCAGGTGGTGAGGGTCCGTCCGTCCGGCAGCACCTCGCGCACGCAGTCGACCCGCGGCGGCTCCTTGCCCTCGACCTCGCACAGGTCCTGGTCCGCGACCGGCACCTCGGCGCCGCTCTTCGCCGCGACCTCCTTCGCGCTCCTGACCTCGAACGCCAGGTAGCCGACCCCGCCGTCCCGGTGGACCGCGTACTCCCCGTCCAGCGGACCGAGGTGGTCCCGCTTCCCCTCGCCCGGCTTCACGTGCTTGATGAGCACCGCGAACGAGACCTCTTCCAGCCTGCCGACCCCCGCCGGCAGCAGCGCCGCGACCCGGCTCGCCCTGTCCGTACCGGACGTGGCGGACGCCGCGACCGAGACCCGGTCCAGCGGGGTGGCGGCGCCCTGGTTCAGCCGGGGCACCGCGACCGCCCCGGCCGCCACGACCGCGAGGGCCGCGCACGAGACCGCCGCCCTCCGGCGGAACCGCACCCGGGCCGCGCCCGCGTACACCGCCCGGGTCGACAGCCCCGGCCGGCCGGCGTCCGCCGCGGCCCTCTCCAGCAAGTTCCTCACGTCGTCGCTCACACCAATTCCTCCGTCATCCCGGCGCGCAGCGCCGCCAATCCCCGAGCCGCATGGCTCTTGACCGTGTTCTGCCGCATTCCGAGCAGGTCCGCCGTGGCCTCGACGCTCAGGTCCTCCCAGTAACGGAGGACCAGCACCGCACGCTGTCTGGCCGTGAGCCGGGCGAGCGCCGCCCGTACCTGGAGGCCGGTGTCGCTGTCCTCCTGGCCGGCCGCGCGGTCGGGCAGTTCGCCGTACGGCTGCTCCCGCCGCCAGAACCTTCGGCGGGACGCGATGAAGGTGTTGACCAGCGTCTTGCGCGCGTACGCCTCGATGTTGTCGAGCCGCCCGTGCCGCCGGCCGCCGACCACCACCTTCACGAGCGCCGTCTGCACCAGGTCCTCGGCCTCGTGCCGGTCGCCGCACAGCAGATAGGCGCTGCGGAACAGCGCGGTGCGCCGGCTCTCCACGAAGGCGTGCAGCGCGGCATCCTCGTCCGTCCGCATTCCCCGCCCCTCTCCAGGCCCGCGGGCGCGGACCGTCTCACCCCTTCCAGTGCGCCGGACCACGACGGAGGTTGCGGCCGGACGCGACGGATCTCGGACGTGTCCCGCGCGGGGTGCCGTACTCGGTTACCGGGGTGCTGGGACACGGCGGCGGGGGCGGTACGGAACCCTCTCCGTACCGCCCCCGCCGCCCGCTGCCGTCACTTCAGCGCGAGCACCACCGCGTCGGAGGGCGAGGCCCAGACCGTCCGCGCCTCGCCGAAGCCGGACGCGCGCAGCGTACGGGCGTGCCAGTCCGCCGAGGGGGCCTCCCCGTCGGCGTGGTCGCCGTAGATCGCGAACCGCTCGGCGGTCGGTCCGGCGAGCGCCGGGTCCTTCGCTGCCTCGCCCCACCACTCGGCCCAGTCGAGCGCGCCCGCCGCCTTGGCCCGGTCCATCCCGGCGTGCCGGTGGGCGCGTTCGGCCGCGTTGAGGCGGGGAGTGGACGCGTCGGTCATGTGGTCCGCGTTCATGAACACCCCACCCTCCCGCACCAGTTCGCCGACCTGCCGGTAGAGCACGGCGAGCGGCTCACGGTGGAACCAGTGGAGCGCGGTGGCCGTGAGTACCGCGTCGTACGAGGTACGGGGCAGCGCCGCCGTCCACGCGGGGTCCTTGAGGTCCGCGGTGACGAGGGTGACCCGGTCGTCGCCGTCGAAGGTGCCGCGGGCGATGGCGAGCAGCGCGGGGTCGAGATCCACGCCGGTGCTGGTGGCCTTCGGGAACCGGCGCAGCAGCCGGTCCGTAATACTTCCCGTACCGCAGGCGAGATCGAGCACGCTCGGCTCGGGGCCGACCACGGCCTCGACCATGTCGAGCATGATCCGGAAGCGCTCCTCGCGGTCCGGCATGTACCACTCCTGCTGGCGGTCCCAGCTCCGCTGCCAGGAACGCCAGTCGGTGCCCGCCGCCGAGCCCGTCACCTCGGTGTCCGTCACGTGAACCCTCACCTCTGAACCTCTGATGTAATACTCAAATTGCACGATCGACCATTACACTGCTGGTTACAGGGAACTTTAGACCCACGTTGTAAGGACGACAAGTGGAACTGGCCTATTACTCGGACTACGCCGTGCGTCTGGTCAACACCGAGGAGCCGGCCCGCAACAAGGACGCGCTCACCTCCGTCGACGCCGTCCGCGAGCTCTTCGCCGGGAACGCTCAGGCCGCCCGGCGGGCGACCGACGCCGACGTGACCCGCTTCCGTTCCGTACGGGGCCGGCTGCGCGCCGTCTTCGAGGCCGCGGACGGGGGTGACGAGACCCTCGCGGTCGACCTGCTGAACTCCCTGCTGCTGGAGTTCCCCGTCAGCCCGCAGATCTCCGGCCACGACACCCTGGACGGCACCGGGAAGCCGGACTGGCACATGCACCTGGCGGACCATCCGTCCAACGCCACCGCCGGGTACGCCGCCATCGCCGCCATGGGGCTCGCCTTCCACCTCACCACCCACGGGGTGGACCGGCTGGGCCTCTGCGAGGCACCGCCGTGCCGCAACGCCTACCTGGACACCTCCACCAACCGGTCGCGGCGGTACTGCTCCGACCGCTGTGCGACCCGCGCCAACGTGGCCGCCTACCGGGCCCGCAAACGCCTGGAGGCCGACCGGTCCGCCGGCAACGGCCGCACCGCCGAGGCCACCCAGCCCAGCACCCCCAGCGGCGACCGCTGATCCTTCCGCAACGGCCGGAACCGCAGATGCGCCCGGGCGAGGACGAGATCCTCCGGGACGGTCCCGTACACCGTGCTGTCGCCGCCCGCGAACGTGTTGTCCGCCAGCACCCACCAGCCGCCCGGGCGGCGCTCGGTGGCCCGCTTCACCACCAGCAGATCCTGCTGGAAGGGATGGCGCAGAATCACCACGTCCCCCGGACGCACCGGCGCCCCGTACTGCACCAGGAGCCGGTCACCGTGGTAGAGCGTCGGCACCATCGAGGGCCCCGTCACCTCCACCACCTGAAACCGCACCCCTGCCGCCCGCCCGTCCCCGGGCCCCTGCGCCGGTTCCGCCATCTCCGCTACCTCCCCGCTCCGTTCGTCCGCCTCCAGTACACCGTCCCGCGCGCCGCTCGTACATTCGGCCTCAGGCGCTCATCCTCACCCCGGACTTTTGACCTAAGCCCATGGGGGCACTCGCTGAAACAGGTGCTCCACGGAGTAATGTCCCACCTGAGAAGACGATCACGAGGAAGGACAGCTCCATGCTCTCCCGCCTGTTTGCCCCCAAGGTGAAGGTCAGCGCCCACTGCGACCTGCCCTGCGGTGTGTACGACCCGGCCCAGGCCCGCATCGAGGCGGAGTCCGTCAAGGCCGTCCAGGAGAAGTACCAGGCCAACGAGGACGCGGACTTCCGCACCCGCTCGGTCCTGATCAAGGAACAGCGTGCGGAGCTCGCGAAGCACCACGTCTCCGTGCTCTGGAGCGACTACTTCAAGGCCCCGCACTTCGAGAAGTACCCCCAGCTGCACCAGCTGGTCAACGACACCCTGAAGGCGCTCTCCGCCGCCAAGGCGTCGAACGACCCGGCCACGGGCCAGAAGGCTCTGGACCTGATCGCCGAGATCGACAAGATCTTCTGGGAGACCAAGAAGGCCTGATCCACGGCGAGTCCGTATGACCTGCGACTGCGCCGGTCCTGCGGGCAATCTGTACGCACCCGGTCCGCAGGACGCCGAGCACGGCGTCCATGGCGGACCGGGTGCGGTCTTCCGGAGGCTCGCGCGTGGGCGTGAGCCGTAGGATGGCGACCGCCGGACGCGTACAGCGGCAACCTGCTGTGCGTGCCCGACCCTCACGCCTTCCATCAGTCCCGCCCCCCGGGTGCGGAGCGGTTGAAGTGGCGCCAGTTCGCGGACCACCCAGTGCTGCGACATGGCGAACAAACTGATCTCGGTGCTCGGGAGCTGGTTCTGACGGTGACTTCCTGGCCGGCGCTCGCCGGAGCTGCCGCTTTCGCCGCACTCTCCGCTCAGTCCTGGCGTCGGGTGATCCGACTGAAGCGCGCCCCATCGGCGCCCATGGCACTGGCCCGGCTCTTCGGCCCGGCCGCACGACGCAGGCTGGAGCAGGCGTCATGGCTCAACGCCGTGTGCCAGAGCGGCGAACTTCTCGTACTGCGCTGAAGGAAGGCGGACCGTCCACGCCGGTAACACGGCTGGTCTTTCTCGCGGGCGTTCAGCAGTGCGTCCGGCCTCCTCCAGCGTGTACAGCGATCCCCTGTCCAAGGAGAACTCCAGGAGTGCGGGCGGCTCGCAGGAGTCAACGGTCGACTCGGTCCTTCGCCGGCTCGTCGGGCTCAGCCCGCCGCCCCGCCGCCCCCGGCCCTCGTCCACGTCCGCACCTCGACCACCGCGTCCACCGGCAGCGGCC from the Streptomyces sp. NBC_01335 genome contains:
- a CDS encoding NAD(P)-dependent malic enzyme, which encodes MAAEIVNPLNHSTAGSRAGESNAADEPFDPAFALHRGGKMAVQATVPIRDKDDLSLAYTPGVAKVCSAIAENPELVHDYTWKSQVVAVVTDGTAVLGLGDIGPEASLPVMEGKAILFKQFGGVDAVPIALATTDTDEIVETVVRLAPSFGGVNLEDISAPRCFEIERRLQERLDIPVFHDDQHGTAVVTLAALRNAAKLSGRTLGDLRGVISGAGAAGVAIAKFLLAAGIGDIAVADRKGIVSRDREDLSEVKREIADLTNKAGISGPLEDALAGADVFIGVSGGTVPEPAVASMAPGAYVFAMANPNPEVHPDIAHKYASVVATGRSDYPNQINNVLAFPGIFAGALQVRASRITEGMKIAAANALADVVGDELAAEYVIPSPFDERVAPAVTAAVAAAARAEGVARR
- a CDS encoding amino acid ABC transporter ATP-binding protein produces the protein MVKSEGVHKSYGASHVLKGIDLEVAPGEVFCLIGPSGSGKSTFLRCINHLEKINAGRLSVDGELVGYREHGGRLYELRDSEVALRRRDIGMVFQRFNLFPHMTAIENVMEAPVQVLRESRAVARERAERLLDRVGLSDKQDSYPSQLSGGQQQRVAIARALAMQPKLMLFDEPTSALDPELVGDVLDVMRGLAEEGMTMIVVTHEMGFAREVGDALVFMDDGVVVEAGHPRDVLTNPRHERTQAFLSKVL
- a CDS encoding CGNR zinc finger domain-containing protein — encoded protein: MELAYYSDYAVRLVNTEEPARNKDALTSVDAVRELFAGNAQAARRATDADVTRFRSVRGRLRAVFEAADGGDETLAVDLLNSLLLEFPVSPQISGHDTLDGTGKPDWHMHLADHPSNATAGYAAIAAMGLAFHLTTHGVDRLGLCEAPPCRNAYLDTSTNRSRRYCSDRCATRANVAAYRARKRLEADRSAGNGRTAEATQPSTPSGDR
- a CDS encoding amino acid ABC transporter permease — translated: MIDIDKTEPADTPPAPAAGPEPIKAVPVRHYGRYVAAVVVLGLLASLVYAFSQGDINWGAIPDYFFNDQILEGVRNTVVITLLAMVIGIVLGVVLAVMRLSKNPVTSSVAWGYIWFFRGTPVYVQLLVWFNLGLVFKYIDLGPIYKDEWSSFMTPFLCALLGLGLNEAAYMAEICRAGLQSVDEGQTEAAHALGMTHGRTLRRIVVPQAMRVIVPPTGNEVINMLKTSSLAVAVQYGELLRSTQNVSQSSGATVEMLFLAAVWYMVATSVLSIGQYYLERHFARGSSRSLPPTPFQRVKANVLSLSRPKGGVA
- a CDS encoding class I SAM-dependent methyltransferase, encoding MPDREERFRIMLDMVEAVVGPEPSVLDLACGTGSITDRLLRRFPKATSTGVDLDPALLAIARGTFDGDDRVTLVTADLKDPAWTAALPRTSYDAVLTATALHWFHREPLAVLYRQVGELVREGGVFMNADHMTDASTPRLNAAERAHRHAGMDRAKAAGALDWAEWWGEAAKDPALAGPTAERFAIYGDHADGEAPSADWHARTLRASGFGEARTVWASPSDAVVLALK
- the sodN gene encoding superoxide dismutase, Ni gives rise to the protein MLSRLFAPKVKVSAHCDLPCGVYDPAQARIEAESVKAVQEKYQANEDADFRTRSVLIKEQRAELAKHHVSVLWSDYFKAPHFEKYPQLHQLVNDTLKALSAAKASNDPATGQKALDLIAEIDKIFWETKKA
- a CDS encoding ABC transporter substrate-binding protein, which gives rise to MTARTIRCTPAMSRLAAVGSLAVAGALILTGCGDQTGSSDKADSSAPLVDLLPQAIREKGEIKVGSDIAYPPVEFKGDDGRTIGIDPDLADALGKQLGVKFVFQNGTFDTLLTGLRSKRYDLAMSAMTDTKNRQDGVDPETNKKVGEGVDFVDYFTAGVSIYTKKGDDKGITTWADLCGKKMVVQRGTVSHDLAKAESAKCGAKGEISIEAFDNDLEAQTRLRAGGADAGSSDFPVAAYAVKTSGGGKDFQLVGEQVEAAPYGIAVAKGNDKLTKAIQSALDAIIKDGTYQKVITKWGVDAGAVTEAKINGGS
- a CDS encoding SigE family RNA polymerase sigma factor; protein product: MRTDEDAALHAFVESRRTALFRSAYLLCGDRHEAEDLVQTALVKVVVGGRRHGRLDNIEAYARKTLVNTFIASRRRFWRREQPYGELPDRAAGQEDSDTGLQVRAALARLTARQRAVLVLRYWEDLSVEATADLLGMRQNTVKSHAARGLAALRAGMTEELV
- the sodX gene encoding nickel-type superoxide dismutase maturation protease is translated as MAEPAQGPGDGRAAGVRFQVVEVTGPSMVPTLYHGDRLLVQYGAPVRPGDVVILRHPFQQDLLVVKRATERRPGGWWVLADNTFAGGDSTVYGTVPEDLVLARAHLRFRPLRKDQRSPLGVLGWVASAVRPLPADRSASRRLRAR